The Panacibacter microcysteis DNA window CCCGTTGAATTTTACATGGTTGTGCGTTTGCATTAACAATGAAGTTGCTGTAAAATTAGACAAATGAGAACTTACGTAACAGTTTTGTATGCTGTGGCAACTGACCGCAGGAAGACGGGGGACCAGGATCGCTGGTGTCGCCATAAAAGTGGAACCCTGAACCGAGCGTGGCAACAGGCGATGCCACCTGTACAAATGCCGGTACCATCATTTCTGCCATGATAGTGAAACTTTGTTACCTGTTTTAATGGCTTCGAAAATGGCATCGATGATCTTCATATCTTTTACTCCTTCTTCACCATCTACCGGCACAACAGGCTGTTTGTTTTCGAGTATGAGTGCGGCCATTCCATCCATCTGCAGCGTTTGGTGTGTGATGTGTGGTTGTGTAAGCGGACCTTTGTGGGTTTTACCTTCTATAGGGCCATAGCCGGTGGAAGGCTGCATTTCAGCAAAGCCTTTTTCACCATTGAGGTAAAATTTATCCAGGAAATTCATGTTGTATGTAGAGAGGCATGATGCAACTGCACCTGATGGAAAACCCATCTGGAACTGTATCGTTTCATCCAGCCCGTCTTTGAATTTGGCAGGGTTTGTTTTTGTTTCCTGCGCAGTAACCCATACAGGGTCTTCTCCGGTCATGTACCGTGCACCGTTGATGGAATAGATGCCAATATCCATCATAGCACCACCGCCGCTCAGCGCTTTGTTCATTCTCCATTGAGACGGATCTCCAATGACAAAACCGCTAAGACCCTGGAAAAACCTGATGGCACCAAATTCGCCGGCTTTGCGCATGCGTATTACCTCGAGCGTTTTTGGTTCGAAGTGCATGCGATAGCCGATGAGTAATTTCACATTGGCTTTTTTGCAGGCATCTACCATTTGCTGTGCATCTGCAGCATTTACGGCCATGGGTTTTTCGCAAATGGCGTGTTTACCCGCTTTTGCCACACGTATTACCTGTTCTTTATGCAAAGCGTTTGGCGTAATTACATAGATGGCATCGATATCCGGATTATCTTTTACAGCATCAAAATTTTCGTAGTTGTAACAGTTTTTTGCGGGTATGTTGTACCTGGCCTGCCATGCTGCGATCTTGGATAGCGTGCCGCTTATAACGCCCACCAGTTTAGCTTTTGTACATTGCTGCATTGCTTCTGCAACCCTTGTTCCATAACTGCCAAGACCCATGATGGCCACGCGCAAAACCGGTCCGTCATAGTTTTTTTCAACAGCAGCCGGTGCTGTGTCTTTTAAACTCATAAAAGGCAATGCTGCGGCGGAGAAAGAAATTTTTTGCAGGAAGTTGCGGCGTGAACTCATGGTGAAACAATTTTTATTTTTGTAAGGCGATGGTGTCTGTGCTGCCTGAAGTTACACCAACAGCAGAAAAGATTATTGGCTAAATTCATATAATATAAACAAGTATATAAAAATGAAAAAAATCTTATTGATCTTTCTTACTTTACTGTGCACATCTTTTTCTCTTTGTGCCCAAAATAATCAGCCGGTGAAAGTTCCCGCAATTCCATTTTCACTATACCTCGAAAACAGCGCTGCGAAAGTAGAAGCAACCGCAGATAAACTTGTAATAACGGCAGGTGCCAAGACAGATATGTTCAGGGATCCGAATGTTACATACAATACAGACAATGCTCCCAAACTCTTGTTTAAGCCTGATAATGATTTTGTACTTACCGCAGCCATTGAGCATGACTTTACCAGTAAATGGGATGGTGGTGCACTGGTATTAAAAGCCGACAGTCTAAACTGGGTAAAGTTTTGCTTTGAAAAAGATTATACAGGTGCGAAAAGGATTGTAAGCGTTGTAACAAAAAATGTGTCTGACGATTGCAATGCTGCGGAAGTTGCAGGTAATAAAGTATTTTTCAAAATTGCGAAGGCGGGCAATGTAATAACACTGTATTATTCGTTGACAGGTAAAGAATGGTTGCTGGTACGCCACCTGCAATTTGATTTTGCAAAAGGCTTTGCCGCAGGCTTCCTGGCGCAGTCACCCACCGGTGATTCGTGTACTGTTACTTTCAGCAACATACAATATGAAGCAAAAAAAATCAAAGACCCGTATGCGGGTGAATGATGCTTTTACAGCTATTGTTTTTTTATTTCCACACTCCATTCTGCACCACTGAATACCTTATTCTTTTCAGAAAAATTATCCATGTTCAGTGCAAAAGATACGTTTAATAAACTGTTGAGGTAAAGCAGCGGTTTGCCTTCTTCAACTGCTGAAAATGTAGCTGCATAAGGCATCGTTCCTTCAAAGACTTTTGTATTGTTGTGGTATATTGTAACATTCAGCAGGTCACCTGCTTTTGCTCCGGTTTTGGCAAAAGTGGTTTTATCAATATTTGTCCACACATTGCCATACTGAATATCGAGAATCGGGATATTGCCTTTCACAATACCGTTTTCAAATACAGGTTGCTGGTAATCTATGGTAACTACTTTAGCAGGCAATAGCGGCCCCACGTCTTCATATTTTATAGCACCAGCAGCCAGCCTTGCGCCGGTGTACGCATACACATCACGCCCATGAAAAGTATAAGATTCGCCGGAGCCTTTGAGCCTGTTTTTTGTTTCATCAATTTCTCTCAACATTTCTATGCCTAAAGATCCTGCAGCAAGTGTAAGGGTGCCATTATCCGGCGTAACAAAATAATGACCGGTTTTTGTTTTTAATACCACTGATTTTCTTTTGCTGCCCACCCCAGGGTCTACCACTGAAACAAACACTGTACCTGCGGGCCAGTATTGTGCAGTCTGGTAAAGCCTGTAAGATGCCTCCCATATATTATAGGCAGGTATTTCATGCGTGAGATCGTACAATTTAAGTTCTGTGGAAACACCCATTGACACACCTTTCATGGCAGCAACGGCGCCATCTTTTAAACCAAAATCTGTTTGAAAAACAACAATTTTATTCTGCGCATAAAGGTTGCTGAAGACAATACAGAAAATAAAGATGGCCAGTAAAAAAGATTTTTTCATGTGTACAAAATTGTTGAACCAAATATAATCAATCGGTAAATGAGTAGCCGCCTGTCTTTTGCCGAATAATCTTTTTTATGCAAGCGATCATCGTTATTTTAGCGGCTGTTCATAATATAAAATCATGTATTCATTTGAAGCGTTAGCACAGCAGTTTAAGAGCAAATTTGAGGTTAAGCATTTTCCGCAGGAGCCTGCCAGTTTGTATGAGTCGTGCGATTATTTCTTAAGCATTGGTGGTAAACGTGTAAGACCGGTTATGTGCCTGATGGGAAACGAATTGTTTGATAATATTAATCCTGATGCATGGCATGTAGCAACAGCTATTGAGTTGTTCCACAATTTTACGTTGCTGCACGATGATATTATGGATGCTGCCCCGTTGAGAAGAGGTATGCAAACTGTGCACACAAAATATGGCACCAATACGGCATTGCTTGGCGGAGATGTAATGCTTGTAATTGCGTACGATTATTTAAACAAGATTGACCGCAATTACCTGCATAAAGTAATTGCATTGTTTAACAAGACTGCCAGGGAAGTTTGTGAAGGCCAGCAACTGGACATGGATTTTGAGAAACAGCAAACCGTTAGCCTTGATGCATACATCAGGATGATAGAGCTAAAGACGTCTGTACTGCTTGCGGCCAGTTTACAAATGGGTGCAATACTCGGTGGTGCCGGAGAAGGCAACAGGCAAAATATTTATGAATTTGGCAGAAACCTCGGCATCGCTTTCCAGGTGCAGGATGATTATCTTGATGCATTCGGAGACCCTGAAAAATTTGGTAAAGATGTAGGCGGCGATATCAGGCAGAATAAAAAAACATTCCTGCTGCTACATGCGCTGGAAGCAGCAAGTACCACACAAAGGCAGGAATTGTTATACTTGATGGATACAAACCCGGAGGATAAAGTGCAGCGTGTTTTGCAGATCTTTAAAGACTGCAATATTGATGAGTGGGCAAAAAAACTAAAACAAAGCTATACCGATAAAGCAATGCAGCACCTCGATAGTATTGCGGTAGTTTCTTCCAGGAAAATGCCATTGGTTGAATTGGCAGACTACCTGCTGCAGCGGGAGTCGTAATTTGTATGGTACCGGCACCTGTAACTCCGGTTGAGCTTCGTTGCGTCGCATTCCGTTCATCTTTTGTACAAATATTGAGCTATGGAGAAGGCAGTAATCATCACGCAGCTACAGGAAAATCACCTGGCATTTGTTGAATTAATCAGGCAGTTGAACGAAGCAGATTTTCTTTTTACTGCGCATGAAAAGTGGACTGCGGGCCAACAGGCAGAACATATTTTGCGCTCAATAAAACCAGTGAAACTTGCATTCGGGTTACCAACCTTATTGCTGAGTGTGTTTTTTGGCAAGGCAAACCGCGCATCCCGAACGTATGATGCCTTGCTGGAGAAATACCAAACCAAACTGGCTGCAGGTGGCCGGGCATCGGGCAGGTTCCTGCCACCACAGGTTGCTTATACCGATAAAGAAAAAATATGCGCTGCTATACTTGCTGTAAACAATAGGTTATGCCGCAGAGTTAGATCATACACTGAAGCCGCGCTGGATAACTATTTGCTCCCTCACCCGTTGCTCGGTAAACTTACCTTAAGGGAAATGTTATATTTCAATATACTACATGCAGAACACCACCGGAACAGCGTGGCACTGCTGCTGCACAAAAGGGCATTGGTTTAAACTGCTGCTACTTCATACAGATAGAAAGCAGCCTGGCCAATCCATCCGCAGTTTTTAATGCGTCATTATTTTCTTTGGTGAATACTTTGATATCATCTTTATGCTGTGGAAATAATTTAGTAAAGCCGGCCTTATCTGCTTCTACCGGCCTTTCTTCCTTATCTGAAATAATATACCACGTAGTTTGCTTTTTTATAATCGCATCCTGGTTGATTGTGAGCCTGTAGAAAGTGTTGTTTTCCAGGTAAAACTTATTGTTGTCAATGGCAGAAGAATTTGTTGGTTGCCCATAAGCGCCAATTTTTTCATACACTATTTTCAGTTTTTGTTTTTTGCCAATCTTTACTGAGTCAAGGTTTTTTACCAGTTCAATAAAGCCTTCGTTGTAGTAATAAATAGCGCTGTCGAAAACAACATACTTCACCTGTTCGGGGTTGGCAATAGAAAGCGTGTCTCCATCGGGGTTGATAAACTGCATTTCTTCTACCAGGTAATTGTAGTTGAACTTTGCGGAAGCAGACTTTCCGTAATCATAGTATATTCTTCCTTGTTTAAAAGCGGTAAACCGGTATTTGCCATGCTCCGATATCTTGGTTGTAATATCGTCTCCGGCTTTTACACGAAACTCTTCTGTTTGTGCATTCAGCGGTATAGTAGACAAATAGCATAGCAAAGCAAGCAGCATCGTTTTCATAACTTATGGTTTGTGCTACAAGGTAAATTTTTTTTATTACCTGTGGTTATCATGCACCAGGAAATCAACCCCGGGAAACAAGTTTGGTTGTGTTATGCCAGCCACCCGGCACATGCCCAATAAAGAAAAAACCGTTGCAGTGAGTGACACAACCGCCGCCCAATAGTAGCAATGCAGCCGGCACATAAATCTTT harbors:
- a CDS encoding SAM hydrolase/SAM-dependent halogenase family protein, encoding MKKSFLLAIFIFCIVFSNLYAQNKIVVFQTDFGLKDGAVAAMKGVSMGVSTELKLYDLTHEIPAYNIWEASYRLYQTAQYWPAGTVFVSVVDPGVGSKRKSVVLKTKTGHYFVTPDNGTLTLAAGSLGIEMLREIDETKNRLKGSGESYTFHGRDVYAYTGARLAAGAIKYEDVGPLLPAKVVTIDYQQPVFENGIVKGNIPILDIQYGNVWTNIDKTTFAKTGAKAGDLLNVTIYHNNTKVFEGTMPYAATFSAVEEGKPLLYLNSLLNVSFALNMDNFSEKNKVFSGAEWSVEIKKQ
- a CDS encoding Gfo/Idh/MocA family protein, whose amino-acid sequence is MSSRRNFLQKISFSAAALPFMSLKDTAPAAVEKNYDGPVLRVAIMGLGSYGTRVAEAMQQCTKAKLVGVISGTLSKIAAWQARYNIPAKNCYNYENFDAVKDNPDIDAIYVITPNALHKEQVIRVAKAGKHAICEKPMAVNAADAQQMVDACKKANVKLLIGYRMHFEPKTLEVIRMRKAGEFGAIRFFQGLSGFVIGDPSQWRMNKALSGGGAMMDIGIYSINGARYMTGEDPVWVTAQETKTNPAKFKDGLDETIQFQMGFPSGAVASCLSTYNMNFLDKFYLNGEKGFAEMQPSTGYGPIEGKTHKGPLTQPHITHQTLQMDGMAALILENKQPVVPVDGEEGVKDMKIIDAIFEAIKTGNKVSLSWQK
- a CDS encoding DinB family protein: MEKAVIITQLQENHLAFVELIRQLNEADFLFTAHEKWTAGQQAEHILRSIKPVKLAFGLPTLLLSVFFGKANRASRTYDALLEKYQTKLAAGGRASGRFLPPQVAYTDKEKICAAILAVNNRLCRRVRSYTEAALDNYLLPHPLLGKLTLREMLYFNILHAEHHRNSVALLLHKRALV
- a CDS encoding DUF1349 domain-containing protein, giving the protein MKKILLIFLTLLCTSFSLCAQNNQPVKVPAIPFSLYLENSAAKVEATADKLVITAGAKTDMFRDPNVTYNTDNAPKLLFKPDNDFVLTAAIEHDFTSKWDGGALVLKADSLNWVKFCFEKDYTGAKRIVSVVTKNVSDDCNAAEVAGNKVFFKIAKAGNVITLYYSLTGKEWLLVRHLQFDFAKGFAAGFLAQSPTGDSCTVTFSNIQYEAKKIKDPYAGE
- a CDS encoding polyprenyl synthetase family protein, which produces MYSFEALAQQFKSKFEVKHFPQEPASLYESCDYFLSIGGKRVRPVMCLMGNELFDNINPDAWHVATAIELFHNFTLLHDDIMDAAPLRRGMQTVHTKYGTNTALLGGDVMLVIAYDYLNKIDRNYLHKVIALFNKTAREVCEGQQLDMDFEKQQTVSLDAYIRMIELKTSVLLAASLQMGAILGGAGEGNRQNIYEFGRNLGIAFQVQDDYLDAFGDPEKFGKDVGGDIRQNKKTFLLLHALEAASTTQRQELLYLMDTNPEDKVQRVLQIFKDCNIDEWAKKLKQSYTDKAMQHLDSIAVVSSRKMPLVELADYLLQRES